The DNA window aaaaaaaaatcgatatGTGATTTCAAATGTGAAAATTGACTAAAAGGTTGtaatataaaattgtaattagtatataatcaaataaatgaggtaatgtataatatattttaggcaGATAAACAAAATTCTGAAATGACCTCTACAACTACATTTAAGAATTtaactaatttaatattatagaCATACCATGTTACAATTTCATGTCAATGTACTTCATATAGTGTTTGCATGGTGGTATTTAAGCCACATTTACATGCACACTGAAATTTGTCAAACTCAAAtactaaaatttacaaaataccaACTCTTAATTTAATCCATGCATCATGGTCGCCCATAGAGGtattcatccgatccaatccgcaatattttgctcatagtacatctgatccgcactaagtgcggattttatattttgaatccaatccaattcgtgtattaattcaaattcaatctaattcaatccgcatatatatataaattaaatcgATTATTTTGgattaattatcttttaatattaaattatttaatatttattaaaaaaatatatattatcacataaataataataaagtaaagaaaattattattatgtatcctacaataaattaaaataaataaaacaaaaaataaaaaagtcaaaaccaaaaaaaaaaaaattatatgtataaaaaatatttaattttattttaaattatattttcttataaataaaaatagaatataCAATTGATTTACTgtgtttttaaatatatttataccaGACATGCATCAGATCTTTAAGTTACCATATTTATAacatcaaaatattaattgtatagatatttttttttgaaatatgtataaatatgtgtggattggatgAGATCGATTACTTTTACATTTTAATCAACATCTAATCCGCACAAGTAcgaattttaaaaatttcaattcaatccaatccgtacaagtgcggatatccgcacaaTTATTTTGGTATTCGCAAAATTTCTAATAGTTTACAGGATCGAAAACAGAGTTCCTACCAATCTACTATGTgtgttcaaaaaacttcaaacctATTTTTCGGCATGGTAAACTAttcgaaaattttcaaaaatttataagaaTGATGTTGTAACTATAACAacaatgtcatgaaaaaaatattctatcATATGTTTTCGAGCACAAAGATTAATTAAGAAGTCGTAATAGAAGGTTGACAGCAACATTTCCCAATTGTatcgattataaaaataaaaaaaataaaagaagtaaGAAAATATTAGAAGAATAGACTTAGCATCTGAATCCAAATAAAAAGAACATAAAACAAAAATGTAAAAGGAGTTTTCTTAGTAGTGTAAGGGATTTAGGTGAATTTTATTAAGTGGGTATTTGTTTtagcatttaatattttaatttaaaaatcataAGAACGAGCACCAAGCTAAATTTTAGCAATATATTACTAATTTAtcggtttttttttaattaaattttggcaCAAGTCTAGTACTCACCACAAATCTTATGGTCCAAGTTAACAAAAaaatcatgtatatatattaatctcaagaaaaaaaaaacaatttaaaattgACCCTTCATTTTTTGattattgttttcttttgttCACCCCAAAATTATAAACGTGAAGCAAATTAATTTCTGCAGTTATTAATTTTGATGAGAACAAATGTAAATAAATGATGAAAATGAACGTTACCCAATTGAAGTTAATTTAATTGATCAAAAGTATAAACCAACATTAAAAATGAAATCTTTATTCTCAAATGTGATGATTCATTAATTCTTGACTCTTTATAAGTAGAAATAAGGTTTTGTTGAAATGAAAttggtaaaaaaaaacaacCATTTAAAGATTTAAAATTGGTAAACAAAGGATTCAAAGATTGGTAATTAATTCTTCTTTATTTGGaacaacataacaaaaaaattagactCAAAAGAAATGAAAAACTCCAAATGAAAGATCATTATATAGAACACTACATCAAATCCTTTTACCATCTATCTCAAAAACAAAGatgcataaatatataatatatgactAATAATATAATGATATTATTATTGATGATATTGAGAAGGCCAAAGAAAAGCTCCCATAGCAAATTTCCTCTTGTGGTTAagattatcatcatcatcatcatcaccaagATTTGTAGGCAAACCATATTGTGTCAAAAGCAAGTCAAGCTTCCACTCAGCCATAATCTCATAGTCTCTTTTCTTGTATCTTGGGTAGTGAAGAGGCATCTCAAAATCactaatcttcttcttcttcttcttcttcttattctcatcatcattattattatgttgATTCCCAATATTCTCTTCTTCTTGGATTTTACTAACTCTTTCTTCCTCTTTACTCATTGTTTTTCAACCTTTGTTATTTCTTGATCACTAATTCACTCAAATATACAAAACAACACTGCCCCCCCTTTATTTATAGATGTGAGATTTTGAAACAACTCGAGTGGTTAATTATGATATAATAAAAGAAGTAAATAAGTGTGATAGATATGCATtatcagtggtgcctagcatctttgcgacatgtcgcgttgcgattggctagcgatactccctaaaattattatattaaattatatgggacccgatacttagttgtatcaatagcgatattgacacataggagggtgctaggcaccactggtgccctttaacatttctctattatttatttcttgaaagtGAAGCATATTGAATTTTGGGGGAGACTATTTAATGTTACCTAAATAAAATGCAACTGAAATTCATGGTTGAGCTTGggtttaatatttattcaaattcAATGAATGAGAATTTTAGTGTTGAAAAGTTGTACAATGCTAAATGTTATAAAGCACTTGTGGTATTTACTATTTAATgtaatattactattattatacttaaatattgaaTCTCCTatgaattaatataataatatttaaaagatattattatttaattatatgcgatatttttaaaaagtatttgttagaaaaatacttataatttttttggatgcactatataattataatttataagtgGGATATGGCTAAATTCTagagggtaaatactattttggaccctgtgttttgcaaaagttacagattggaccttgtgttttgttaaatgacaaaatggaccctgtattttctaaaatagtaaaaataggaccctgagcttaatttttgataacttttttttaatacaaccaacttgaagacaatgcttaatacgaacagatacaaaaaatgtaaacagacttgtcatagcacttttagatcggattataattaaactttattttgacaaaaaatcaattcagggtcctatttgtactattttaaaaaatacagggtccattttgtcatttaacaaaacacagggtccaattggtaacttttacaaaacagagGGTTCAAAATGGTATTACCTTTTCTTTCATTGGGAGTAAAATTGCCAAAAAGCTACCTTGGTTTTTAGTattctaaattttgtttttcttttctagaACAAtctagaaaattatttaataaccttttaaaaaaaataaaataaataatttcataacttGTCTTTGGTTTACCTCCCATTTGAGCAAAAGATCATTAACgaattaaatttttgtttaGTGTGGGtgaaaatatatattct is part of the Cannabis sativa cultivar Pink pepper isolate KNU-18-1 chromosome 5, ASM2916894v1, whole genome shotgun sequence genome and encodes:
- the LOC115716171 gene encoding uncharacterized protein LOC115716171, with translation MSKEEERVSKIQEEENIGNQHNNNDDENKKKKKKKKISDFEMPLHYPRYKKRDYEIMAEWKLDLLLTQYGLPTNLGDDDDDDNLNHKRKFAMGAFLWPSQYHQ